cggtatgcaaattggtgtgggtctagggtttctgggatgatggtgttgatgtgagccatgaccagcctttcagagCACTTCATGGTGACCGACGTGAgttctacggggcggtagtcatttcggcaggttacctttgcATTTTTGGTGacatggactatggtggtttgcttgaaacatgtaggtattagcTTTGGTCAGGGAGATAGTTGCTGTGAGTACACACCCTGGTAATGCATAAAATGAATATAGCTTGCGTCACTGGGAAGcttgtggctgggtttccctttgtagcccctaatagtttgcaagccctgccacatctggtgagcgtcagagccggtgtagtaggattcaatcttagtcctctATTGAcggtttgcctgtttgatggtttgtatgagggcatagcaggatttattttaagtgtctggattagtgtcccgctccttgaaagcggcaactctagcctttagctcggcacggatgttgcctgtaaatccatggcttctggttgggatatgtacttactgtcactgtggggacgacattgtcgaaacacttattgatgaagccagtgactggtatactcctcaatgccattggatgaatcccggaacatattccagtctgctagcaaaacagtcctgtagtgtccgTGCCATCTGACCACTTTCGTATTGAGTGAGTCGCTGGTACTTCCTACCTTTGCTTgttagcaggaatcaggaggatataattatggtcagatttgacaaatggagggagagctttatgcatctgtgtgtggagtaaacgTGGTCTagagttattattattttttttaaatttttgtgACACGTGATATGCTGGTAGAAGTTAGGTTCAAACGGATATAAGTTTGCCTGCGGATAAAGTCCCTGACCATttggagcgccgcttctggatgagtaTTTTCTTGCCTGCTTCTGGTTAGGGATGCTAGTCCACTGATCTCTTGTTTGTGCCCAATGAATGTGATCCTGTTCTCTCTACAGGCAATTACTGTCTCAGTTGAGCTGATTCCATGCAGAACAGCTCTTGTTAGTCTTTCAGGGGGAGCTAGAAAACTTAAGATACTGAGATGTTTCTCTGTAGGTAGGTGGtcactgaatttttttttttttcctcttTTCCAACCAGGTGTATGCTGAGAGGTTGCGGCCCCTTGTCACCGATGGGGTGTACTTCATGCACAAGGCCCTCACTGGTCCCAGTAAGAAGATTCTGGTGGAGGGAGCCAATGCAGCCCTCTTGGATATTGACTTTGGTGAGAACAGAAGGGTTTGAGGGGGGGTAAATTATTATGCTATTTAGTGATGGCCATTGGAATATAATTTGAAGGAAATCAAATAATTTGTCTTTTTCAGGCACCTACCCGTTTGTGACATCCTCTAACTGCACTGCTGGGGGGGTGTGCACTGGCCTGGGTGTGCCCCCGTCCTATGTGGGGAGAGTGTATGGTGTGGTCAAGGCCTACACCACCCGGGTGGGCGTTGGAGCTTTCCCCACTGAGCAGGACAATGTGAGTGGATAGTGTTTGTGTTTTGCAGAATTGTCTTAAGTCATACAGTATGAATTTCTAGGGGTGTAAACTTACTGTCTAGGAACCATCTCTTCTAGTACTTCATATTTACATTCAGTTTATAGTGAATCCCAGATCTGACTGCTGTGTTGATTGTGGTCCAGGAGATTGGCAACTTGTTGCAGTCCAGAGGGAGGGAGTTTGGTGTGACGACGGGCCGGCGGCGCCGCTGTGGCTGGCTTGACTTGATCCTTGTCAGATATGCCCACATGGTCAATGGCTTCACTGCGTAAGGCTTGGTCTCGCCTCCTGCTTGTCCTTCTTTCTGGATGTGTTCCATACTGTATGCATTGTAATTATTGGATCATCGTGTTCAGTCTGTTGTACTTGTGTATGCCTCCACTATGTTCAGTTGCTGTCTATTTATTGCATAACTGTGTTTGACACCACTGTTTCTCTCCGACAGCATCGCTCTGACCAAGCTTGACGTCCTCGACACGCTGCCAGAGATCAAAGTGGGTGTGTCCTACACTGTAGATGACGAATCCCTTCCCAGTTTTCCTGGTAAGTTTCTACCTGTCTAGGGGGACTTATTGTATAGTTGCTCTGTTCACTTTAACCTTACACATTTGATTTGGCTTGCCCTGCATGCTGACTTCCATCTTAttccctgtctttccctctgtagCCAATATGGACATGCTGATGCGGGTGTCAGTGAAGTATGAGACGCTACCTGGATGGTGCTGCAGCACTGAGGATGTGCGGTGCTTTGAGGAGCTGCCCCCTCAGGCACAGAGCTACATCCACTTCATCGAGGACTTCTTGCAAGTGCCAGGTTAGTCAAGAAACAAGTATTTATGGTGATTAAGCAGCCTTACTGAAAACAAACCTTGttttgatattgatgatatattcactgtgaatttgatttgattttcagtGAAATGGGTTGGAGTTGGGAAATCCAGAGAAAGCATGATCAAGCTGTTCTGATCAGTTTGGGAACTGATATCTTTTGGTTTTCTTGCCATTACAACAGCTGATTGGGAGAAGACTGATGTTGATGAATACTTGGATGACCATAAACCTTGGGTTAAAGTCCCAAAGTCTGTTCTGCAGAAAAGCAAAAACTTCACCAGCAATGTTATTAGTGAAATGTATAACCTGCATTCTATAGCTTTCTTTTTTTCTGATATGACTATATTGACCATTATGTTCATCCTCTGTGTGTAATGGACAGACTGGTATTAAATCTTAAACAACTGTAGTAACCATACCAGGCTTTCATCAACCATTTCATTGAAGTAGTAATATGTTTTTACAACTGTTtgggttgtttttttgtttggttTCTTTTAAAACAAGATTTTAAAATTACTTCACCTTGCAGTTATTTTTTTACACTATCTTTGCTTAAGGGTTGCGATACTAGGCTAATGTTTTTAAGGAGGCCTCATAATTAGGTCTTTGgatgagctggcctgttgtatgAAGGAATTATTGTCAGGATTTTAGATTCTAAAGGGATGCTGTCTGAATGCCTTGATTTCCTATTGAtcattaaaacttcttcaggattggtgggtcccctgcgggacggttgagctaacgtaggctaatgcgattagcatgaggttgtaagtaatgaacatttcccaggacatagacatatctgatattggcagaaagcttaaattcttgttaatctaactgcactgtccaatttacagtagctatttcagtgaaagaataccatgctattgtctGAGGCGattgcacagttttgaacatagttattaataaacatattaggcacatttgggcagtcttgatacaacattttgaacagaaatgcaatggttcattgaatcagactaaaactttgcacatacactgccatctagtggccaatatCCAGATTACACCTGGGCTGGTTaaattatggcctttctcttgcattttcaaagatgatggtacaaaaaaatacagtatagaaaatatgttgtattttaccagatctaatgtgtttttctcctacattcctttcacatttccacaaacttcagtgtttcctttcaaatgataccaagaagaTGCATATCCTTGCCACAGGCAGTTTGATtagggtatgtcattttaggcgggGAAAAAAAGGGGCCGATCCTTAACCTCTTTAAGATCAAGAACTTGTGattgcacacaaacacacctgctGATGTCTAGAACCTGGGTGGAACTCCACTTTCAATGTATATACAAACTACAAATGTTTTCCATTATTTCTTTCGGTGTAATGAAGTAAACAATATGCTTCTACTCCCCTACAGTTATCAATAAAATTCTAAGTGTCATTGCTGTTTTGTTGATTAGTATCATGTGTATGTTCTTCTCTGGAGTATTTGGTCTGCTGTCCAATAAAAGCGGTAATTTCCCTTCTCTCTTTGTCAATGGCCCTGTTCAAGAGGATCATAAGCGTAATGTATAGTTGTTCATAAATTGACTGACTTATTGATCAAATTATGAGCagttatttatttacatttatgaTTCAAGGTTCTTTGTAGGTCAGTCGGCAGTTGTCTGCAATGTGGAACAAGTCCATTTTCAAGACGAGCCGTGTTCTTGACCATCAAATCCAtgatgcattgtgggtaaatGGTGACTGACTGAGCGACAAATCTGTTGTagcgagaaacacaagcatttcgctacacccgcaataacatctgttaaatgtgtatgtgatcaataaaatGTGATTACAATAAGTAGTTATTTCTGATGCAATGTGATATGTAGACCAGTCAATTGGCTGTTGCCTGCAATATCGAACAAGCCTTATTTAGGCCCCTTTTTCTCTGGTGTTTATCACCTCTTTGACCTGTGACCAGTCTATACACAGACATCACATTGACATTTCACACAAATGAGCCGAGCCATTCAAGCTGCAAAGGTCCTGGTTACAACCATTTGATAATGTGAAAAAAATATCCAAACTAGTACAGAATTATTTGATCACATGTATGATTTTAGGTTGAATTCTCATAAGGGCTATTCTCTGTTTTCTATTTGGGATCTACAGCAAAGACATGCAAATGACGAATGGACTGGTCTGAATTTGTCCAACTGGGCACCCTTACAACGTAATGCGCTAAACTAGACGTATACGTGGCGCTGACGTCAGCGTTTAGCGGAAGGACCAGTTCCTTCGTAGGCAGTGGAGTGATCAAATAAATATTATTTATTTACCGGTAAGAGATTGTTGGTATTTAAAACTTAATTATGTCTCGAAAAGATATCCTGATAACACTTGTTTAGTCATGTATCTACTCTGTTTTTGTCGTGCCAATATTTTATAGCTAACGTTAAGCTTATTCAGCTTTGGAAGACAGAACGCTAGCTACTAATAGCAGCAGGCTTGTTATGACTATTGGGCGTATTCGTTTTGCGTGGCCCGATTGCCTCGGGTGTGCGGGTTGGAACATTTTAAACCATTCCATTGGTCCTTAAGTGAAATCTACACCCACCCTGGGCACCGGGTCATGTGAAATGAACTAGCCCATTTGCCGTTCACTCACCATCCACAAAATCTTTCAATTTTCTGTTAGTGCTAGCGTGTTACCTATATTCTCCTACATATGTATAACATTATTTATCAATATTGATGCCGTTTGTCcgatataatatactgttacgaccctgggtttataagcgcggatatCGACTCTACCAGTTGAGCATACTTTTGGTGCACATTCGATAGcgcgctggacttcgggctagaaggtcgagggttcgcgCTCCCTGCTTGTTTCATTACAATACTTTACTGGATTCTGAGAGTAGCCTGAGCTATTTTGGACTGTTTGGccaatcactgaagctggagactcatatctccctcactagatttaagcaccagcagtcagagcagctcacagatcactgcacctgtgcaAAGCCCATCTGCTCATCCCcatacttttatttattattacaCATTATTAGCACCCGTcccgcatcactactctggatggttctgatttagaatatctggacaactacaaatacctaggtgtctggttagactgtaaactctcattccagactcacatgaagcatctccaatccaaaattaaatctagacttggctttccatttcgcaacaaagcatacttcactcatgctgccaaacataccctcgtaaaactgactatcctactgatccttgacttcggtgatgtcatttacaaaatagcctccaacactctacttagcaaattggatgcagaaGAAGATGtgcatctgttttgtcaccaaagccccatatactgcccaccactgcgacctgtatgctcgagtcggctggccctcgctacatattcgtcgccagacccactggctccaagtcatctagaagtctttgctaggtaaagccacgccttttctcagctcactggtcaccatagcagcacccacccatagcaagCAGGTATCaccaaaaccaattcctcctttCTTGTCTGCTTCTGGTTAGGGATGCTAGTCCACTTATCTCTTGTTTGTGCCCAATGAATGTGATCCTGTTCTCtctacagttctctgctgccaatgactggaacgaattgcaaaaatcactgaagctggagactcatatctccctcactaactttaagcaccagctgtcagagcagctcacaggtcactgcacctgtgcatagcctatctgtaaatagcccatccaactacctcatccccatactgttatttattattattttttagctcctttgcaccccagtatctctacttgcacattcttcttctgcacatctatcactccagtgtttaattgctaaattgtaattattttgccactttGGCCTATTTagtgccttacctcccttatcctacctaattttcacacactgtatatagactttttctattgtgttattgactgtatgtttgtttattccatgtgtaactctgttgttgtttgtgtcgcactgctttgctttatcttgacaaGGTTGCAGTTGtagatgagaacttgttctcaactagcctacctggttaaataaaggttaaataaaaaatgaactaACAATCAAACATGTGCAAGGCATTCAGTGAATAAACAGCTAGTACCTCAACCAGTATAGGTTTGCTGGATTGTTCATTTTGCAATCCTGGGTTTTGTAGATTTTTTAAGCAAGCACACTTTTCTTGACCAGAAGATTCTTGGTTGAATTGTGAGTAAAAACCTTGATTGTAATGATTGAATTTAGCTATGGGTCATTCAAGCTATTAGCATGTTTACAATCGGGCACATTATGTAACAGTACATGATGCTTTTTCTGGGAATCAGGATTTGGTGGTAGCTAAGAAAAAACGATTTTACCTAACAGTTATTTACCCTAAACATTGGTTATCACATTTTTCATCGACTACTCTGTTCTTTTATCTTTTAGTAAACAAGAGAACATGAAGAAAAGTCTAGAAGTTGAGAAAAGTCTAGTAGACTAGTCTATCAGTGTATTGATTGCTACTCTCAAACCCAGAAAGTTCTTGAAGAGGATGTCTCTTTTGCTTTCTTTGCAGAGTGTCTGTATACATTCACACCAGTTGGTCTGTGGGCTTATTCTATCCTCAGGAACTCAAGTGAAACAATCTCCTTGTTGTCTGCCTAGTAGCTACTGTCTCATTTCAGACCCAGGGCTTTCCGGGAAAGTTTTTGAAGAGCTTGTCCTGTTGAGTACACAAGTGTTTTTGATGGATCTTCAACATTATTCATACTGAAATCTGACTCCGTTTTTCCTCCAGCAGGTGATGTGCCTGAGCATCCATGAACACGCGTCGTCGCCACGGTCCTAGGAACAGCCAGGAAGGGGTGTACCTAGGGCCTGCCCAGACCCAGTCACCACTGATCCAGTTGCAGGACCCACAACTCCCAGCCCCCAGTCCACCGCCACCTGCTCCACTGGTGGACATAAGCAACATGTCGGGCAGGGACCGCACCAATGAGTTCCAGTCAGTCTGCAGGTCACTACAGGGGAGACAGGTGAGCAACATGGAGAGACCGTATGTCTTTTAATAATAATATGTATGTTCTCAATTACTAGCTTTACCAAAATAGATGTGACAGATTAGCACCATATAGAGATGTTTATTTATTATTGTTatgtacagtaccaatcaaaagtttggacataacTACtctttccagggtttttctttatttttaccattttctgcattgtagaataatagtgaagacatcaaaactatgaaataacacacatggaattttgtagtaaccaaaaaattgttaaacaaatcaaaatatatttgagatttgtcaaagtagccagcctttgccttgatgacagcattgtacactcttggcattctctcaaccagcttcatgaggtatagtcacctggaatgcatttcaattaacaggtgtgccttgttaaaagttaatttgtggaatttctttccttgttaatgtgtttgagccaatcagttgtgttgtgacaaggtagggggatatacagaagacagccctatttggtaaaataccaagtccatattatgacaagaacaggtaaaataagcaaagataaatgacagtccatcattactttaagatatgaagatcagttaatctggaaaatgtcaagtatTTTGaaagtttttgcgactgcactttaagaaactatcaagcgctatgatgaaactggctctcatgaggaccgccacaggaaaggaagacccaaagttacctctgctgcagagaataagttcattagagttcccagcctcagaaattgcagcccaaatatatgcttcacagagttcaagtaacagacacatctcaacatcaactgttcagaggagactgtgaagcaggccttcatagtcgaattgctgcaaagaaaccactagtaaaggacaccaataataagaagagtcttgcttgggccaagaaacttgAGCAATGGAcgttagaccagtggaaatctgtcctttggtccgatgagtccaaattagagtTTTTTTAGTTTCAACCGCCTCGTCTTTTTGAGACGCAGATTAGGTGAACGGATgctctccgcatgtgtggttcctaccgtgaagcatggaggaggaggtgtgatggtgtgggggtgctttgctagtgacactgtctgtgatctatttagaattcaaggcacacttaaccagcatggctacaacatcATTCTGCAGCAacatgccatcccatctggtttgtgcttagtgggactatcatttgtttttcaacaggacaatgatccaacacacctccaggcagtgtaagggctatttgaccaagaatgagagtgatggagtgttgcgtcagatgacctggcctccaaaatcaTCCATCCTcaaacaaattgagatggtttgtgatgagttTTACTTCACAAGGAATAGTGAAGGaatagcagccaacaagtgttcagcatttgtggcaactccttcaagactgttggaaaagtattccaggtgaagctggttgagagaatgccaagagtgtgcaaagctatcatccaggctaagggtggctactttgaagaatttaaaatgtttttttaacactttttttgtgaaccacatgattccatatgtgttatttcatagttttgatgtcttcactattattctacaatgtataaaatagtacaaataaagaaatacccttgatagataggtgtgtccaaaattttgactggtactgtatgttttgaACGAGCACCAACTGTCGAATCATAACATTCAGGCACACCAAAATAGTTGTGCTTGACATTTGCACACTGATCAATGTTGGTTGATTGTTCCTTATTCTTTCTGTTTTCTTCAGAATGCGGTCCAGTCCAGCAAGCCAGCCCTCAGTGCAGTCAGACAGCGCAGTGACTTTACACTCATGGCAAAGTTAGGACATTACACTGTGTTAATAACATGTTATTGAATGAGAATAGTAGATGATTTTGAGAACAGATACATTTGATGTATAGCCTTCTATTGGTATCCGTATACTCAACTGTTCGTTATGTTTCTTTCTATTTAACAGGAGGATTGGGAAGGACTTGAGTAACACTTTCGCCAAACTGGAAAAACTCACAATACGTAAGGAAGCAACTTTTTTAGTTTTTGCGTCCACAATGTGATTTGTGCATCTGGAACTCACTGACTCTTATCTTGTCTAGTTGCCAAAAGGAAATCTCTTTTTGATGACAAAGCTGTGGAGATTGAGGAGTTAACCTACATtgttaaacaggtgaggagataTGTATAGTAGATTTAGCTGCTATACTTTGTTGTTACACTACAGAGTTTATATGTAGAGGATGCTGTTCAGGAACACTTTATTAGATGGCCATTGGGATGTGAAGGTAAAAGCAAGCTGTCTGTTTTTTCTTGTCTTTGTCCAGGACATAAACAGTCTGAATAAACAGATAGCACAGCTGCAGGGTCTTGTGCGCTCCAGACAGAGTCAGAATGGCAAACACCTACAGACACATTCCAACAGCATCGTTGTCTCCCTCCAGGTAACTTCCATGCTCTGACAGTCTGATATGTCCATTGGTTTTATCCAATGAAGAATAGTGCGTGTCACTTTTCCATGTAGCGTTCATTTTATAACAGCCCTTTTCTGTTCTAGTCCCAACTGGCATCAATGTCAAACGACTTCAAGTCGGTGCTGGAGGTCAGGACAGAGGTAAGACAGACACACATCTTTTACAGTAAATATTTTGACGAGACTAGTTTTGATTGGATGTTCCATGTATATTTGTTGATTTATAAACCGTTTTATACAGATTTTCTTCTCAACTCCCCCACACTCTTTTCCTTCTGTAGAACCTCAAAGAGCAGAAGAGTAGAAGAGATCAATTTTCTCAAGCCCCAGCATCCTCCTCCCATCTACATGCCAGCAACTTCGGTGAGATAAACTATTATCATCTCATCAGCTTCACAACAAGCACTAAACAGTACaacctgacctctctctctctccccccttctctctctctctctctcctcccttctctctctctcctctcatctctctctctcctcccttctctcactctctcttgcagGTAACTCATTGTTAATGCAGGACGACTCTAAAAGGACAGCTGAAGTCTCTATAGACATGAACTTCCGTGCCAGCCAACAGCTGCAGCTTGTCAATGAACAGGTATTACCTCCAATCCTCTTGATGATGAGAAGCATTATAATGATTGTGACAATAACAGTGACATTTAAAACACACTTTGACGCAGTGTCCTCTTTCGATACAAATGCTTTTATTGActgagacttgtttctggagtCATGTGTCAATCAATAATACTGTTTGTTGCTTAATAATTTGCATTCATTCTAAGTGGTGTCACTCTTATGGTGTGTTTGTATAGGACTCGTACATCCAGAGCCGTTCAGACACCATGCAGAACATAGAAACCACCATTGTAGAGCTGGGCTCCATCTTCCAGCAGCTGGCCCACATGGTgaaggagcaggaggagacagtgcagaggtgagggagagatgaagagagagccaGA
This region of Oncorhynchus masou masou isolate Uvic2021 chromosome 8, UVic_Omas_1.1, whole genome shotgun sequence genomic DNA includes:
- the LOC135544296 gene encoding syntaxin-5-like, with translation MNTRRRHGPRNSQEGVYLGPAQTQSPLIQLQDPQLPAPSPPPPAPLVDISNMSGRDRTNEFQSVCRSLQGRQNAVQSSKPALSAVRQRSDFTLMAKRIGKDLSNTFAKLEKLTILAKRKSLFDDKAVEIEELTYIVKQDINSLNKQIAQLQGLVRSRQSQNGKHLQTHSNSIVVSLQSQLASMSNDFKSVLEVRTENLKEQKSRRDQFSQAPASSSHLHASNFGNSLLMQDDSKRTAEVSIDMNFRASQQLQLVNEQDSYIQSRSDTMQNIETTIVELGSIFQQLAHMVKEQEETVQRIDANVEDTQLNVDMAHSEILKYFQSVSSNRWLMVKIFLVLIVFFIVFVVFFA
- the LOC135544295 gene encoding adenylosuccinate synthetase isozyme 2-like codes for the protein MAADSTMCNGQETASVNGEPSFKRHRESGQVESLRIPKEPRNKVTVVLGAQWGDEGKGKVVDLLALDADLVCRCQGGNNAGHTVVVDSVEYDFHLLPSGVLNKKAVSFIGNGVVIHLPGLFEEAEKNLQKGNGLQGWETRLKISDRAHIVFNFHQAVDGIQEQQRQLQAGNNLGTTKKGIGPAYSSKAARNGLRVCDLVSDFTVFAEKFRVLAGQFLTMYPDLNVDIDNELQQLKVYAERLRPLVTDGVYFMHKALTGPSKKILVEGANAALLDIDFGTYPFVTSSNCTAGGVCTGLGVPPSYVGRVYGVVKAYTTRVGVGAFPTEQDNEIGNLLQSRGREFGVTTGRRRRCGWLDLILVRYAHMVNGFTAIALTKLDVLDTLPEIKVGVSYTVDDESLPSFPANMDMLMRVSVKYETLPGWCCSTEDVRCFEELPPQAQSYIHFIEDFLQVPVKWVGVGKSRESMIKLF